One Lysinibacillus fusiformis genomic window carries:
- a CDS encoding adenosylcobinamide amidohydrolase, whose translation MIIVEHLSGGYEDIPIVKDVSFTVEKGKILGILGPNGSGKSTLLKVISGILPATSGTIQLDGKDMNSYNARALAKKMAVLPQLHANAFSNTVREAVSLGRYPHQTGFFSSWSEVDERAVQYAMAQTGVTRYEHTPMEILSGGEQQRVFVAQALAQTAEILLLDEPTNHLDIAHQRQILDMVRKEALECGLTVIMVLHDMNLASLYCDELLLMENGCMRAFGAPHEVLIASQIEEVYQARVTTYAHPEIPKPQITMMPAAIERQQRAVIVKENFKVTTDYIQLKSNIPLKTVSSAVHNPGIGWYVCLLNRSVPGDYIIKDVKHEVAEFLQREDFSSTSTVVMLTAVSTELVALNEYKTSFGGVFVVVTAGVGKAVDVSRTHERHDEPYIGTINTWVVINGCLSEEAFFQAMMTANEAKTKALQSENIRDERTDTIATGTATDSLLIAATQKGEEMSYGGPITDVGKIIGKGVFETTVQAIQNYKIRYRS comes from the coding sequence ATGATTATCGTTGAACATTTATCAGGTGGTTATGAAGACATACCGATTGTTAAAGATGTGAGCTTTACTGTTGAAAAAGGGAAAATACTCGGCATTTTAGGACCCAATGGTAGTGGCAAATCGACCTTGCTGAAGGTAATTAGTGGGATTCTACCAGCAACTTCAGGCACTATTCAGTTAGACGGGAAAGATATGAACTCATATAATGCCCGTGCTTTGGCGAAGAAGATGGCAGTACTACCACAACTACATGCCAATGCATTTTCAAATACAGTGCGTGAGGCAGTATCTCTTGGACGTTATCCCCATCAAACGGGATTCTTTTCTAGCTGGTCAGAGGTAGATGAGCGTGCTGTTCAATATGCGATGGCGCAAACAGGCGTCACACGATATGAGCATACACCGATGGAAATATTATCGGGGGGTGAGCAACAGCGTGTATTTGTAGCACAGGCCTTAGCTCAAACAGCGGAAATATTACTCCTAGATGAGCCGACGAATCACTTAGATATTGCCCATCAACGCCAAATTTTAGATATGGTACGAAAAGAAGCACTAGAATGTGGCTTAACGGTTATTATGGTATTGCATGACATGAATTTAGCCTCGCTCTATTGTGATGAATTATTGTTAATGGAAAATGGATGTATGCGAGCATTTGGTGCGCCGCATGAAGTATTGATTGCCTCACAAATTGAGGAAGTGTATCAAGCGAGAGTTACGACTTACGCACACCCAGAAATTCCAAAACCCCAAATTACAATGATGCCAGCAGCTATTGAGCGTCAGCAACGAGCGGTGATCGTCAAAGAAAATTTCAAGGTAACAACAGATTATATTCAACTGAAATCAAACATTCCTTTAAAAACAGTCTCCTCCGCTGTACATAATCCGGGTATCGGGTGGTATGTCTGTCTATTAAATCGTTCTGTTCCTGGTGATTATATCATTAAAGATGTGAAGCACGAGGTTGCTGAGTTTTTACAAAGAGAAGACTTTTCATCGACAAGTACAGTGGTAATGTTAACAGCTGTTTCAACAGAGCTTGTTGCACTGAATGAATACAAAACTTCCTTTGGTGGCGTGTTCGTCGTCGTAACTGCAGGTGTTGGAAAAGCTGTGGATGTGTCACGTACGCATGAAAGACATGATGAACCATATATTGGTACTATTAACACATGGGTTGTGATTAATGGGTGCTTATCGGAAGAGGCGTTCTTCCAAGCGATGATGACTGCGAATGAGGCGAAAACAAAGGCATTACAGTCCGAAAATATTCGTGATGAACGAACGGATACGATTGCCACAGGTACCGCAACAGATAGCCTATTAATTGCGGCTACTCAAAAGGGTGAGGAAATGTCATATGGTGGTCCGATTACAGATGTAGGAAAGATTATTGGTAAAGGTGTTTTTGAAACGACAGTGCAGGCAATTCAAAATTATAAAATTAGGTATAGGAGCTGA
- a CDS encoding cob(I)yrinic acid a,c-diamide adenosyltransferase, which translates to MKLYTKTGDTGKTSLIGGRVDKDSLRVETYGAIDELNSFIGKAVSELDRELFKDILVDLETIQHELFDAGGDLANVMKERHYKLAEEPIEVLEARIDALSDEAPPLERFILPGGAPAAATLHIARTVARRAERQTVTLMKEIQDVPTIVQKYLNRLSDYLFAAARVVNARLNVADIEYIRSGKVFKK; encoded by the coding sequence ATGAAACTTTACACAAAAACAGGCGATACAGGTAAAACAAGTCTTATAGGTGGACGTGTCGACAAAGATAGCTTACGTGTGGAAACATATGGCGCAATTGATGAATTAAATTCATTTATCGGTAAGGCTGTCAGTGAATTAGATCGTGAATTATTCAAAGACATTTTAGTTGATTTAGAAACGATTCAGCATGAACTTTTTGATGCAGGCGGTGATCTAGCAAATGTCATGAAGGAACGTCATTATAAGCTTGCAGAAGAACCGATTGAAGTATTGGAAGCGCGTATTGATGCATTGTCCGATGAGGCGCCTCCGTTAGAACGCTTTATTCTGCCAGGTGGTGCACCAGCAGCAGCAACGTTACACATTGCGCGGACAGTTGCACGTCGGGCAGAGCGTCAAACGGTAACATTAATGAAAGAAATTCAAGATGTACCAACAATTGTACAAAAATATTTAAATCGCTTATCGGATTATTTATTTGCCGCTGCACGTGTTGTCAATGCACGTTTAAACGTAGCGGACATAGAATATATTCGTAGCGGCAAAGTTT